In Natronococcus sp. AD-5, the genomic window ACGGGCGCGCTGACGGATCGACTGCTCGCGCTCGCCGACCACGTGACCGTCGTCGAGCGCGACCGCGACCTCGCCGCCTTTCTCCGCGAGGAGTTCGCCGACGAGATCGACGCCGGCCGGCTGACGGTGATCGAGGGCGACGCCCTCGAGGTCGACCTGCCGAAGTTCTCGGCGTCGGTATCGAACCTCCCCTACGGCGTCTCGAGCGAGATTACCTTCCGCTTACTGCCGGAGCAGCGACCGCTCGTCCTGATGTTCCAACAGGAGTTCGCCGAGCGGATGGTCGCCGAATCCGGGACGTCGGAGTACGGGCGCCTCTCGGTGTCGACCCAGCACTACGCGGACGCCGAACTGGTCGAATCGATTCCGAAGGAGGCGTTTTCCCCGCCCCCGGCGGTCCGGAGCGCGGTCGTACGACTGGTGCCACGGGAACCCGACTACGAGGTCGACGACGAGGAGTTCTTCCTGCGGTTCGTCAAGGCGCTGTTCACCCAGCGCCGGAAGACGATCCGGAACGCGATCCGGAACACGGCTCACATCACCGGTCTCGAGGCCCCGGACGCGGTGGTCGAGGCAGCCGACGAAGATCTGCTCCGGAAGCGCGCCGACGCGATGCCGCCCGCCGAGTTCGCCGAACTGGCGCGGCTCGCAACTGAAGTCGGACGGCCTGAAAGGTAATCTCGTCCGATAGGAACGTGCGTGCAACGAACTGACCGACGGATACACATAGCTGGGCCGTCGATACGCTCGAGAACGAATCAATGACCGACACGGTGGCGCTCGATTGGCTCTCGGAGATTTTCCGGACGACGCCGCTTCGACTCGCGGTGACGGTCGTCGCCGTCAGCGCACTGCTCGGCGTCCTCCTCTCGTTCGGTCGGCTCCAGAACTGCCTCAACCAGCGGATGCGGCCGCTGTACAGCGATATCGTCTCGACGACCGTACTGGTCGGAACCTGTCTGGTTAGTCTGGCGGTGATCGTCGGCGTCTGGGGACAGACCGACCAGCTCCGGTACATCTCCACCGAGTACGACGTCGGCGGTGACGCCGTCGCGCGCGGAGTCTTTACCTTCGTACTCGGCATCGCGACGCTCATCGTCATGCGCGTCGTCCACCGGGTGACCGACGAGATTCTGGGCTCCGCGTCGGCGGTGACGGCCCACCAGCGCGAGGTCACCCACCGGCTCTCGCAGGTGATCATCCTGACCGTCTCGGTAATCGTCATTCTCGCGCTTTGGGTCGACGACTTGGGCGGCATCCTCATCGGCGCCGGATTCCTCGGTATCGTCGTCGGTATGGCCGCCCAGCAGGTCCTCGGAACCGTCCTCGCCGGCTTCGTCCTGATGTTCGCCCGACCGTTCGAGATCGGCGACTGGATCGAGGTCGAGGACGATCAGGGAATCGTCACCGACATCTCGATCGTCAACACGCGCATTCGCTCGTTCGACGGCGAGTACATCATGATCCCGAACGACGTCATCTCCTCGAGCGTCGTCACCAACCGCTCGAGGCGCGGCCGCATCAGGGTCGAAGTCGACGTCGGCGTCGACTACGCGGCCGACGTCGAACGCGCCAGCGAGCTGGCGAAATCGGCGGTGTCGGAACTCGAGAAGTCCCTCGAGGCGCCCTCGGCGCAGATCGTCACCAAGTCGCTCGAGGACTCCGCGGTCCTGCTCGGGGTGCGGTTCTGGATCGACAAGCCGAGCGCCAGACGGGAGGCGGAGGCCCGAACCGCGGCGATCCACGCGATCAAACGCGAGTTCGAGGACGCGGGAATCAAGATCCCGTACCCGCAGCGCGAACTCGCCGGCCGCGAGGAGACCGGCGGGTTCCGGGTTGCCGACGGCCACGAAACGGGAACGACCGATCCGCAGGAATCGGACGGACGAGAAGAACGGATGCGACCACGAGAGGGAGAATAACATGGACCTACGCGACCGACGCGGCGTCGAAACGGACGTCTACCAGCCGGCGGAGGACTCGCAGCTGCTCGCCGAAGCCGTTTGCGAGCGGCTCTCAAGGGGAGAGAACGACGAGAGCGAAGACGATCGGCTCGTCCTCGAGGTCGGGACGGGCTCGGGGTACGTCGCCTCCCGGATCGCGGACGAGACCGACGTCCGCGTGATCGCGTCGGATCTGAACCCCCACGCCGCCCGTCAGGCTCGCGAGGAGGGGCTCGAGGCGGTCCGTGCCGATCTGGTCTCGCCGTTCGCCGACGGCGCGTTCGACGCGGTCGCGTTCAACCCGCCGTACCTGCCGACCGACCCGAACAACGAGTGGGACGACTGGATGGAACGGGCGCTGTCGGGGGGCGAGGACGGCCGGGCGATCATCGATCCCTTCCTCGCGAGCATTGACCGCGTGCTCGCCCCCGGCGGCGTCATCTACCTGCTCGTCAGCAGCCTCACCGACGTCGACGCGGTGGTCGAGCGAGCGGGCGAGGAAGGATTCAGCGCTGCCGCCGTCGCCGACGAGTCGTTCCCGTTCGAGACGTTAACGGTGCTCGAGTTGTTCCGCTGACGGTCGTCTTTGACGGCA contains:
- a CDS encoding mechanosensitive ion channel family protein, with protein sequence MTDTVALDWLSEIFRTTPLRLAVTVVAVSALLGVLLSFGRLQNCLNQRMRPLYSDIVSTTVLVGTCLVSLAVIVGVWGQTDQLRYISTEYDVGGDAVARGVFTFVLGIATLIVMRVVHRVTDEILGSASAVTAHQREVTHRLSQVIILTVSVIVILALWVDDLGGILIGAGFLGIVVGMAAQQVLGTVLAGFVLMFARPFEIGDWIEVEDDQGIVTDISIVNTRIRSFDGEYIMIPNDVISSSVVTNRSRRGRIRVEVDVGVDYAADVERASELAKSAVSELEKSLEAPSAQIVTKSLEDSAVLLGVRFWIDKPSARREAEARTAAIHAIKREFEDAGIKIPYPQRELAGREETGGFRVADGHETGTTDPQESDGREERMRPREGE
- a CDS encoding HemK2/MTQ2 family protein methyltransferase, whose amino-acid sequence is MDLRDRRGVETDVYQPAEDSQLLAEAVCERLSRGENDESEDDRLVLEVGTGSGYVASRIADETDVRVIASDLNPHAARQAREEGLEAVRADLVSPFADGAFDAVAFNPPYLPTDPNNEWDDWMERALSGGEDGRAIIDPFLASIDRVLAPGGVIYLLVSSLTDVDAVVERAGEEGFSAAAVADESFPFETLTVLELFR
- a CDS encoding 16S ribosomal RNA methyltransferase A: MRDPDGLIARAGVRGDPNRDQHFLVDDRVLDRLPTYLEEIDADASHVLEIGGGTGALTDRLLALADHVTVVERDRDLAAFLREEFADEIDAGRLTVIEGDALEVDLPKFSASVSNLPYGVSSEITFRLLPEQRPLVLMFQQEFAERMVAESGTSEYGRLSVSTQHYADAELVESIPKEAFSPPPAVRSAVVRLVPREPDYEVDDEEFFLRFVKALFTQRRKTIRNAIRNTAHITGLEAPDAVVEAADEDLLRKRADAMPPAEFAELARLATEVGRPER